A region of Streptomyces paludis DNA encodes the following proteins:
- the sigJ gene encoding RNA polymerase sigma factor SigJ — protein sequence MATNTVDSDEFEAHRGVLTAVAYRMLGGVADAEDVVQETWLRWSAHDTSDVREPRAYLVRIATRLAIDRLRLARTHREAYVGPWLPEPVVTDYGPVAPDTAERAVLADSVSLAVLVVLESLSPLERAVFVLREAFGFPYAEIATVLERSEPAVRQLAGRARRHVGERRPRYDVDPAERRGVTERFLAAAGGGDLDELLALLAPDVRLIGDGGGKAKAPLRILEGSDKVGRFVIAVGADAARFSVRLMEFNGAPAALVLGEGGPDLVLQLELVAGLVECVYLMRNPDKLAGTDPGRPAL from the coding sequence GTGGCGACCAACACCGTGGACAGCGACGAGTTCGAGGCGCACCGGGGCGTGCTGACCGCCGTGGCCTACCGCATGCTCGGCGGGGTCGCCGACGCCGAGGACGTGGTGCAGGAGACCTGGCTGCGCTGGAGCGCCCACGACACGTCGGACGTCCGCGAGCCGCGCGCGTATCTCGTACGGATCGCCACCCGCCTGGCCATCGACCGGCTGCGCCTGGCGCGCACCCACCGCGAGGCGTACGTCGGTCCCTGGCTGCCCGAGCCGGTCGTCACCGACTACGGGCCGGTCGCGCCCGACACCGCCGAACGCGCCGTCCTCGCCGACTCGGTGTCGCTCGCCGTCCTGGTCGTCCTGGAGTCGCTCTCGCCCCTGGAGCGGGCGGTCTTCGTGCTCCGGGAGGCGTTCGGCTTCCCGTACGCGGAGATCGCCACCGTCCTCGAACGGTCCGAGCCGGCCGTACGGCAGCTCGCGGGCCGGGCCCGCCGCCATGTCGGGGAGCGCAGACCGCGGTACGACGTCGACCCGGCCGAGCGCCGCGGGGTGACCGAGCGCTTCCTCGCGGCGGCCGGCGGGGGCGATCTCGACGAGCTGCTCGCCCTGCTCGCGCCGGACGTGCGGCTGATCGGTGACGGCGGCGGCAAGGCCAAGGCGCCCCTGCGGATCCTGGAGGGGTCCGACAAGGTGGGCAGGTTCGTCATCGCCGTCGGGGCCGACGCGGCGCGCTTCTCGGTCCGGCTCATGGAGTTCAACGGGGCTCCCGCGGCGCTGGTCCTCGGCGAGGGCGGCCCGGATCTCGTACTTCAGCTGGAGCTGGTGGCCGGCCTGGTGGAGTGCGTCTACCTCATGCGCAACCCGGACAAGCTCGCCGGAACGGATCCCGGGCGGCCGGCGCTGTAG
- a CDS encoding DMT family transporter, with translation MRGALLAGLACVLVGASFTANSVLGDYPHAGGQALRYGIAALLLLPLVARGAPAALRPLTGRQWGRLAALAAIGMVGFNLAVLAAERSAEPAVPGVLVGCAPIMVAVLIPLLNGRRPARPAVHGALLVAGGACVVQGWGRTDAAGLAWSVGALVGETGFAVLAAPVLRPLGPRLLSAVVCAVAAVESLVLALLLDGGGALRVPTRPEAAALLWQSVVVTVIGFVCWYMGMRRIGTERATLCSGLIPVSAALTAPLVGTGTFGAGQAAGSLLVGVGVAVGSGVLTQRRAARRAARRTVRNRPPVARG, from the coding sequence CTGCGTGGCGCGCTCCTCGCCGGGCTGGCCTGTGTCCTCGTCGGCGCCTCGTTCACCGCCAACAGCGTGCTCGGCGACTACCCCCACGCCGGCGGCCAGGCCCTGCGCTACGGGATCGCGGCCCTGCTCCTCCTGCCGCTCGTGGCCCGCGGCGCCCCGGCCGCGCTGCGCCCGCTGACCGGCCGCCAGTGGGGGCGGCTCGCGGCGCTCGCGGCCATCGGCATGGTGGGCTTCAACCTGGCGGTTCTGGCCGCCGAGCGCAGCGCGGAGCCCGCCGTGCCCGGCGTTCTCGTCGGCTGCGCGCCGATCATGGTCGCCGTACTCATCCCGCTGCTGAACGGGCGCCGCCCGGCGCGGCCCGCGGTCCACGGGGCGCTCCTCGTGGCCGGCGGCGCCTGCGTCGTCCAGGGGTGGGGGCGCACGGACGCGGCGGGACTCGCCTGGTCGGTGGGCGCGCTGGTCGGGGAGACCGGCTTCGCTGTCCTCGCGGCGCCGGTCCTGAGGCCGCTCGGACCCCGGCTGCTGTCCGCCGTGGTCTGCGCCGTCGCGGCCGTCGAGTCCCTCGTCCTCGCGCTCCTCCTGGACGGCGGCGGCGCGCTGCGGGTGCCGACCCGGCCCGAGGCCGCGGCGCTGCTGTGGCAGTCGGTCGTGGTGACCGTGATCGGTTTCGTCTGCTGGTACATGGGGATGCGGCGCATCGGCACCGAGCGCGCCACGCTCTGCTCCGGACTGATCCCCGTCTCGGCCGCGCTCACCGCGCCCCTGGTCGGTACCGGAACCTTCGGCGCTGGGCAGGCGGCCGGAAGTCTGCTGGTGGGAGTGGGGGTGGCGGTCGGATCCGGAGTGCTGACGCAGCGGCGGGCGGCCCGGCGGGCGGCGCGGCGGACGGTGCGGAACAGGCCGCCCGTGGCGCGCGGCTGA
- a CDS encoding GntR family transcriptional regulator: MGTTRLETVPEPKYWHLRNVLAEALDTEFAVGEILPNERELAARFGVARATLRQALEQLELEGRLQRRRGVGTTVAPPRVGVDVSTPRHEWPGDDQDDAASWRPRDCVLAPAPAAVLRLLETGPAEVHTVRRVRITHGQTVAAELIYVPDASVPELSAIDAPSGPARARSVLRELQRLGLDGQDRAVELGSARADDAKELDRLPGAPVLVVTTRYVVAGRVAAVSVATYRADTCRLTFGDSGDLEISDRDGPQERRAS; the protein is encoded by the coding sequence GTGGGGACCACGCGACTGGAGACGGTGCCGGAACCCAAGTACTGGCATCTGAGGAACGTGCTCGCCGAGGCCCTCGACACCGAGTTCGCGGTGGGGGAGATCCTGCCCAACGAGCGTGAACTCGCCGCCCGCTTCGGAGTCGCCCGCGCCACCCTGCGCCAGGCGCTCGAACAACTGGAGCTGGAGGGCAGGCTCCAGCGCCGCCGCGGCGTCGGTACGACCGTCGCACCGCCCCGGGTGGGCGTCGACGTCTCCACGCCCCGGCACGAGTGGCCGGGCGACGACCAGGACGACGCCGCTTCCTGGCGCCCCCGCGACTGCGTCCTCGCCCCCGCGCCCGCCGCCGTGCTCCGGCTGCTGGAGACCGGCCCCGCCGAGGTGCACACCGTCCGCCGGGTCCGGATCACCCACGGCCAGACCGTCGCCGCCGAGCTGATCTACGTACCGGACGCCTCGGTGCCCGAGCTGTCGGCCATCGACGCGCCCTCCGGACCCGCCCGCGCCCGGAGCGTTCTGCGCGAACTCCAGCGGCTCGGGCTCGACGGCCAGGACCGCGCGGTCGAACTGGGCTCCGCGCGCGCGGACGACGCCAAGGAGCTGGACCGTCTGCCCGGCGCCCCGGTCCTGGTGGTCACCACGCGCTATGTGGTGGCGGGCCGGGTCGCCGCCGTCTCGGTGGCGACGTACCGCGCGGACACCTGCCGGCTCACCTTCGGGGACTCCGGCGACCTGGAGATCAGCGACCGCGACGGGCCGCAGGAGCGCCGGGCCTCCTGA
- a CDS encoding ROK family protein, protein MSRLTGGDPSLLRRINSAVVLRALRDSGSLTLTDLTHLTGLSRPTVEGVVEGLIETGLVAESAPEEGETRKQGRPARRFRFLAEAGHLLGIEIGSHRVAARVSGLDGRIVGSGSREVARTADADTRLERVALLVADVLRDAGVARGSLWAVGVGSPGIVEADGTVRLGTALPQWTGLALGERLRRSFSCPVLVENDANAAAVAEQWQGAAVDSDDVVFVLAGLSPGAGALIGGRLHRGFGGAAGEIGALHLLGRGATPEKLLSTTDEPLHPLDEQAVAAVFARAKGGDVRAGEAVERFAQRLLHDVAALVLALDPELVVIGGWAAGLDGVLDPLRRELSRFCLRPPRVTLSLLGEAAVATGALRLALDHVEERLFTVEGTAPARR, encoded by the coding sequence GTGAGCCGGCTGACCGGCGGAGACCCGTCCCTGCTGCGGCGGATCAACTCCGCCGTGGTACTGCGCGCCCTGCGCGACTCCGGATCGCTCACCCTCACGGATCTCACCCACCTCACCGGGCTCTCCCGGCCCACCGTCGAGGGGGTCGTGGAGGGGCTCATCGAGACGGGGCTCGTCGCCGAATCCGCGCCGGAGGAAGGCGAGACCCGTAAACAGGGCCGCCCCGCGCGACGGTTCAGATTCCTGGCCGAGGCCGGGCATCTGCTGGGCATCGAGATCGGCTCGCACCGGGTGGCCGCGCGGGTCTCCGGTCTGGACGGCCGGATCGTCGGCAGTGGCTCGCGCGAGGTCGCGCGGACCGCCGACGCGGACACCCGTCTGGAGCGCGTCGCGCTCCTCGTCGCGGACGTCCTGCGCGACGCCGGGGTGGCGCGCGGCTCCCTGTGGGCCGTCGGCGTCGGCAGCCCCGGCATCGTGGAGGCCGACGGGACCGTACGGCTCGGCACGGCGCTGCCGCAGTGGACCGGGCTCGCGCTCGGCGAACGGCTGCGCCGCTCGTTCAGCTGTCCCGTACTGGTCGAGAACGACGCCAACGCGGCGGCGGTGGCCGAGCAGTGGCAGGGCGCGGCCGTCGACTCCGACGACGTGGTCTTCGTCCTGGCGGGGCTCAGCCCCGGCGCGGGTGCCCTGATCGGCGGACGGCTGCACCGCGGTTTCGGCGGCGCGGCGGGCGAGATCGGGGCGCTGCATCTGCTGGGCCGCGGGGCGACCCCGGAGAAGCTGCTGTCGACGACGGACGAGCCGCTGCATCCGCTCGACGAGCAGGCGGTGGCCGCGGTCTTCGCGCGGGCCAAGGGCGGTGACGTACGCGCCGGGGAGGCCGTGGAGCGCTTCGCGCAGCGGCTGCTGCACGATGTGGCGGCGCTGGTGCTGGCGCTGGATCCGGAGCTGGTGGTGATCGGCGGCTGGGCGGCCGGGCTCGACGGGGTCCTCGATCCGCTCCGCCGCGAGCTGTCGCGCTTCTGTCTGCGTCCGCCGCGCGTGACGCTCTCTCTGCTCGGCGAGGCGGCGGTGGCGACGGGCGCGCTGCGCCTGGCGCTCGACCATGTCGAGGAGCGGCTCTTCACGGTGGAGGGCACGGCGCCGGCCCGCCGCTGA
- a CDS encoding MFS transporter, translating into MANTTTPAAVPDPRAVKRAAWAGLIGTALEQYDFVIYGTASALIFSELFFPNVSASVGILASFSTYAVGFAARPLGGLFFSRYGDRLGRKWVLVATLLLMGGSTLAIGLLPTYGQVGLLAPILLLICRMGQGFGAGAEQSGAASLLTETAAKGRRGRLSSLVMTGAALGTAMGAVAWILAQRLSDDALMTWGWRLVFGSSLVVTVAAMVIRRKLHESPVFQELKEKRERPSSPVKEVLTTGRKPMLLVLFMNWGISTQSYTYQVFMASYLVTTVGVDKKFVPEVLLLGAICGGIAAIAFGTLSDRFGRRPVYTTILSALVLLPVPTFVALNSGSKVAITVAIVIGFILACQGAVGVQMSFFPELFGSRYRYAGVTLGREFSSVIGGGVAPLICTALVTAFSGSWIPVAVYMMLITAVSLIATRMAPETLDRDLSLPTDATDPGAARARQEQALPGGRLEKVGD; encoded by the coding sequence GATCTACGGAACCGCTTCCGCGCTGATCTTCAGCGAGCTGTTCTTCCCCAATGTGTCGGCGTCGGTCGGCATCCTCGCCAGTTTCAGTACGTACGCGGTCGGGTTCGCCGCGCGCCCGCTCGGCGGGCTCTTCTTCTCCCGGTACGGCGACCGCCTCGGCCGCAAGTGGGTGCTGGTCGCGACGCTGCTGCTGATGGGCGGCTCCACACTGGCCATCGGACTGCTGCCGACCTACGGACAGGTGGGGCTGCTCGCCCCGATCCTGCTGCTGATCTGTCGTATGGGCCAGGGCTTCGGCGCCGGCGCAGAACAGTCGGGAGCCGCCTCCCTGCTCACCGAGACGGCGGCCAAAGGCCGCAGGGGCAGGCTGTCGTCCCTGGTCATGACGGGCGCGGCGCTGGGCACCGCGATGGGCGCGGTGGCCTGGATCCTCGCGCAACGGCTCTCCGACGACGCGCTGATGACCTGGGGCTGGCGGCTGGTCTTCGGCAGCAGCCTGGTGGTGACCGTCGCCGCGATGGTCATCCGGCGCAAGCTCCACGAGAGCCCGGTCTTCCAGGAGTTGAAGGAGAAGCGGGAGCGGCCCTCCTCGCCGGTGAAGGAGGTGCTGACGACAGGCCGGAAGCCGATGCTCCTGGTGCTCTTCATGAACTGGGGTATCAGCACACAGTCGTACACCTACCAGGTCTTCATGGCCTCCTATCTGGTGACGACGGTCGGCGTGGACAAGAAGTTCGTGCCGGAGGTGCTGCTGCTGGGCGCCATCTGCGGCGGTATAGCGGCGATCGCGTTCGGAACGCTCTCGGACCGCTTCGGGCGCAGGCCCGTCTACACGACGATCCTCAGCGCGCTGGTGCTGCTGCCGGTGCCGACCTTCGTCGCGCTCAACTCCGGTTCCAAGGTGGCGATCACCGTGGCGATCGTCATCGGCTTCATCCTGGCCTGTCAGGGCGCGGTCGGCGTCCAGATGAGCTTCTTCCCCGAGCTGTTCGGCAGCCGCTACCGGTACGCGGGGGTCACGCTGGGCCGGGAGTTCTCCTCGGTGATCGGCGGCGGGGTCGCGCCGCTGATCTGCACCGCGCTGGTCACCGCGTTCTCCGGGTCGTGGATTCCGGTCGCCGTCTACATGATGCTGATCACGGCGGTCAGTCTGATCGCCACCCGGATGGCGCCGGAGACGCTCGACCGGGATCTGTCCCTGCCCACCGACGCCACCGACCCCGGCGCGGCCCGCGCCCGGCAGGAACAGGCCCTGCCCGGCGGCCGGTTGGAGAAGGTCGGCGACTGA